The genomic stretch ATATTCTAGATTTACTGCGAAGCCAGCCATATCCACAGGCCACTTTCTTTTTGCCGGCCAAGAATCAAAGAAACCCTGTACTTTACCCTAAAAATTACCACTTCAGAAATTTAACAATTACGACTTAAAGAATCAGTATACTCACATTTGATACAATAGGTGTACTGACAGCATAATCGCCAATTAGGCCAACTGGGAACATGGAAACTTTTTTAGTTGTTCGAATCTCACTGAACAGCTTCAAATCGAAGGTGTTATCATCATCACCGAAATAAAGAACACCCGTTTTCTTATTATTGTTACGTATCCAAGATAAAGCAGCGCGTCGGTTTGCCACACCACGAGGGACAAGTTTTCTAGTGCGATAAAACACTGGCATCGGACTAGCGATGTGAGTGTACGGTATGCctgaaaatattgaaacaaCGATTGTTAGACTTTCCTCTATTAGTTCGAATATCATCGAGAAGTACCAAATTTTTTCAACAGTTGATTCAGGAAAGGATTGCAGCTTTCGGTATCGTCCGCCACAATCCAGTGCAAATTTGGCACATGCATTAGCGTCTGACCGAGACGAGTAATTTCGGCCGCCTGCTCTCGTCGAGGGTAAGTCGGTGTAACAAAGTAGATGACTGTATCCGAGGACGCATCCTGATCCACATCATTATAGCCGGCATCAAAGATTAGCTTACGAGTGTCGTCGAAATTTTCGAAGCAAACCACCATGCTGTCGTTCTCGGCTACCATCGAGTATTCTTTGTTGGTGTCATCTGCAAAAAgagtatattcaaaaataactgAGTTTTAGAGGAACGCTAATTGAAGCATTTCGTGATGTTCGAGTGGAGGAATAATGCAGTTCAAATTAGAGAAAAGTTTGAATAAAATTACCATACGCGATTTATTGCGTCAGCGAGGAAGTATTAAATAAAGCACACGAGTAACCCGCGCTGCATCTATAcagaatgaaataataataaggCAATCATTCAAATCTCAGTCATTACGATAATGATGACAATGTTATGTACGTTGACGAACGACTAATCTGTGATAGCAAAATAGCCACTTCAACATAAACAGAGGTTTATATTGATTTGCGTTATCTCTATTTACAAATTGTATAACATGCTACTTATGAATTTGTATTGAGTATCTCTTGTCTACAAGTACTTGTGCACGAAAGCGTAAATATGAAGAGCCTGAAGATTTATTGTAGGGCAAAAACGAtgaatttttgatttatttgattttatcGAAAGATAGTTTATTTCTTGTATTCTAATTTTATGCCCAATACATAATATATCAAACAACAAATTACAAATATATGACTTGGCGTGTAATTTTCATCGCATagtaaacaaataaaattaaattaaaacaatgAATTATGGAAACTTATTCGGTGAAATGGCTTTCCACATAGAAATTTATTAAAGTGCTCTATACAACAACGTATGAATTCGAAATCTTTGTCAGTATTTACTTAACCCAGACTAACAAAT from Wyeomyia smithii strain HCP4-BCI-WySm-NY-G18 chromosome 3, ASM2978416v1, whole genome shotgun sequence encodes the following:
- the LOC129730317 gene encoding galactosylgalactosylxylosylprotein 3-beta-glucuronosyltransferase S; amino-acid sequence: MLVRMFYTSCRNMTRAKNFALLVLCLLIAGILIFNTSSASSDDTNKEYSMVAENDSMVVCFENFDDTRKLIFDAGYNDVDQDASSDTVIYFVTPTYPRREQAAEITRLGQTLMHVPNLHWIVADDTESCNPFLNQLLKKFGIPYTHIASPMPVFYRTRKLVPRGVANRRAALSWIRNNNKKTGVLYFGDDDNTFDLKLFSEIRTTKKVSMFPVGLIGDYAVSTPIVSNGKVQGFFDSWPAKRKWPVDMAGFAVNLEYMALSSNVTMPYKAGYEEDEFLKSIGLKMQDIEPKANNCTEILVWHTQTKNNKPPKIRISSGALQNDKVNLGTLLRQLESMGVSHISQSEGTAAQITKDGKSKSLLSWFS